One window of the Lynx canadensis isolate LIC74 chromosome D3, mLynCan4.pri.v2, whole genome shotgun sequence genome contains the following:
- the LOC115528096 gene encoding zinc finger protein 26 isoform X2, protein MAAGFRTASCWGLLSFKDISMEFTWDEWQLLDSAQKYLYRDVILENYSHLVSVGYHGTKPDLIFKLEQGEEPWIINAKVSRQSCPDWKEWYQKNPDDLENVERTYACSAFGKLNLSRTHVSSRQRIHKYNTHGRSLTQNSGSTRNCLRKNPDKFHGYEESYFLKHQRAHSIEKNCVCNECGKAFRCKSQLIVHLRIHTGERPYECTKCERAFSAKSNLNAHQRVHTGEKPYSCSECGKVFSFRSQLIVHQEIHTGGKPYGCSDCGKAYSWKSQLILHQRSHTGVKPYECGECGKAFSLKSPFVVHQRTHTGVKPHKCSECGKAFRSKSYLLVHIRMHTGEKPYQCGDCGKAFNMKTQLVVHQGIHTGNNPYQCGECGKAFGRKEQLTAHLRAHAGEKPYGCSECGKAFSSKSYLVIHRRTHTGERPYECSFCERAFCGKSQLIIHQRTHSTEKPYECSECEKAYPRKASLQIHQKTHSGEKPFKCSECGKAFTQKSSLSEHQRVHTGEKPWKCSECGKSFCWNSGLRIHRKTHK, encoded by the exons ATGGCCGCCGGGTTCCGGACAGCTTCGTGTTGG GGGTTGTTGTCATTCAAGGATATATCTATGGAGTTCACCTGGGATGAGTGGCAGTTACTGGATTCTGCGCAGAAGTACCTGTACAGGGATGTGATACTGGAGAACTATAGCCACCTGGTGTCTGTGG GGTATCATGGTACCAAACCTGATTTAATCTTCAAGTTGGAGCAAGGAGAGGAGCCATGGATAATAAATGCCAAAGTTTCCCGTCAGAGCTGTCCAG attGGAAAGAATGGTACCAGAAAAATCCAGATGACCTTGAAAATGTTGAAAGAACTTATGCTTGTAGTGCATTTGGAAAACTTAATCTGAGCAGAACCCATGTTTCTTCAAGACAGAGAATCCATAAGTATAACACACATGGAAGAAGTTTGACACAAAACTCAGGTTCAACCAGAAACTGTCTGAGAAAAAATCCTGATAAGTTTCATGGATACGAAGAATCATATTTTCTTAAGCATCAAAGAGCTCACAGTATAGAAAAAAACTGTGTGTGTAAcgaatgtgggaaagcttttcGTTGTAAATCGCAGCTGATCGTCCATCTGAGAATTCATACGGGAGAGAGGCCTTACGAATGCACGAAATGTGAAAGGGCGTTCAGTGCGAAGTCAAACCTCAACGCTCACCAGAGAGTCCACACGGGAGAGAAGCCCTACTCCTGCAGCGAGTGTGGGAAAGTTTTCTCTTTCAGGTCACAGCTCATCGTCCATCAGGAAATTCACACAGGAGGGAAACCTTACGGCTGCAGTGATTGTGGGAAAGCCTATAGCTGGAAATCACAGCTCATTTTACACCAGAGAAGCCACACAGGAGTGAAACCTTATGAATGTGGcgagtgtgggaaagcctttagttTGAAGTCCCCATTCGTTGTACACCAGAGGACTCACACGGGAGTGAAGCCCCATAAGTGCAgcgaatgtgggaaagcctttaggAGCAAGTCCTACCTCCTGGTTCACATCAGGATGCACACAGGCGAGAAACCTTACCAGTGCGGTGATTGTGGGAAAGCCTTCAATATGAAGACACAACTTGTTGTTCACCAGGGAATCCACACAGGAAATAATCCTTATCAGTGCGGTGAATGCGGGAAAGCCTTCGGTAGGAAGGAGCAGCTCACTGCGCATCTGAGAGCGCATGCAGGGGAGAAGCCCTACGGGTGCAGTGAGTGTGGGAAGGCTTTCAGCAGTAAATCCTACCTCGTTATACACAGGagaacacacacaggagagagacCCTATGAATGTAGTTTCTGCGAGAGAGCCTTTTGTGGGAAATCACAGCTAATTATACACCAGAGGACTCACTCAACAGAGAAGCCCTACGAATGCAGCGAATGTGAGAAAGCCTATCCTAGGAAGGCTTCACTTCAGATACACCAGAAGACTCATTCAGGAGAGAAACCTTTTAAATGTAGTGAATGTGGGAAGGCTTTCACCCAGAAGTCGTCCCTCAGTGAACATCAGAGAgttcatacaggagagaaaccgTGGAAATGCTCCGAATGCGGGAAGTCCTTCTGTTGGAATTCAGGGCTTCGTATACATCGAAAAACTCACAAGTGA